The Tenebrio molitor chromosome 3, icTenMoli1.1, whole genome shotgun sequence genome contains a region encoding:
- the LOC138126978 gene encoding uncharacterized protein, which yields MPKQKISLREKILQWTSKKDLYEIKSTREMFCKACGKLFICEKKCHLQQHEQTAIHKENIMTPLRQTLLTQNLEESANSTFNMELCNVFLAANIPWHKLQNPAFQNFLTKYCGRKIPDESTLRKNYLPKCYKDTIDRIRNELDPFNIWVSVDETTDALGRYVANCLVGKLSEDEPGKSYLLASKQLERTNHETIARFVNQSLEILWSTRVVAEKFLLFVTDGAPYMIKSGRHLKVFYPKIVHVTCLAHALNLVAEKIRYQYEDVDNLISNVKKIFVKAPLRVEMYKEKLKEMPLPPQPILTRWGTWLQAAMFYSEHFDSIKEVVMSFDGSSAVAIQKAQSIMKKPGIKNQLIYVRSNFKIICESITQLEKNGLPLTDSIKIVENVFTSLKKSPGPVAAVALKKLEDVTEKNPGYKFLLELARIFRGEDVPEHDTKMEEIYYKFAPITSCEVERSFSKYKSILVDNRQCFKVENLEQYLVCNVNT from the exons atgccgaaacaaaaaattagtttacgcgaaaaaatattacagtggacaagcaagaaagatttatatgaaataaaatcaacccgagaaatgttttgtaaagcttgtggtaaactg tttatatgcgaaaaaaaatgtcacttgcaacagcatgagcaaacggccatccataaagagaacattatgacaccgcttcggcaaacgttgctgacacagaacttggaggaatcggcaaatagtacattcaatatggaactttgtaacgtctttttagctgccaatataccatggcacaaactacaaaatcctgcgtttcagaattttctgacaaaatattgtggtagaaaaattccggatgagtctactttacggaaaaattatttaccaaaatgctacaaagat actattgaccgcattcggaatgagctggatccttttaacatatgggtttcagttgacgaaacaacagatgcacttgggcgatatgtggcgaattgtctggttgggaaactttcagaagatgaacctggaaaatcttatcttttggcgtctaaacaattagaaagaacaaatcatgagacaatagctagattcgtaaatcaatctttag aaatcttgtggagtaccagagttgttgctgaaaagtttcttttgtttgtaacggatggagcaccatatatgataaaatctggtagacaccttaaggtgttttatccaaaaattgtgcatgtcacatgcttagcgcatgctttaaatctagtggctgaaaaaattcgctatcaatatgaagatgtggataatttaatttcgaacgtgaaaaaaattttcgttaaggcacctttgagagttgaaatgtacaaagaaaaactaaaagaaatgccactgcctccacagccaattttaacacgatggggaacatggcttcaggctgctatgttttacagcgaacactttgattccattaaagaa gttgtcatgtcctttgatggaagttctgctgttgctattcaaaaagcacagtctataatgaagaaacccggaataaaaaaccaattaatttatgttcgcagtaattttaaaataatctgcgaaagtattactcaattggaaaaaaatgggttacctttaaccgattcaatcaaaattgttgaaaacgtatttacctccctaaaaaaatctccaggccctgtagcagcagtagcattaaaaaaacttgaagatgttactgaaaaaaatcctggatacaaatttcttctagaattggcaagaatttttagaggtgaagatgtgccggaacatgacaccaaaatggaagaaatttattacaaatttgcgcccattacctcttgcgaggtagaaagaagtttttcaaaatataagtccattttggtggataaccgacaatgttttaaagtagaaaatttagagcaatatcttgtatgcaatgtaaatacgtaa